CGGCATGGCTTTCGCCAAGCGCAAGATGCCGCTCACCATCGGTGCGGAAGCCTCCGGCGTGGTCGAGGCGATCGGTCCCGGCGTTTCGAATGTGCTGCCCGGTCAGTTGGTGTCGGTCTATGGCGCGCGCACCTGCGGCCTGTGCAAGCCCTGCCGCGAAGGCCGCGACAATCTGTGCGAACATGTCCAGGGCGTCCACGGTTTCCATCTTGATGGTTTCGCGCAGGAAAAGATGAACATTCCAGCCCGCCAGCTCGTGCCGGCACCGCCTGGCATCGACGCGGTTGCCGCTGCCTTGGCACCGGTGACGTTCGGTACCGTCGAGCACATGCTCTTTGACAATGCCAAGCTAGAGCCGGGCGAAACCATTCTCATCCATGCCGGCGGTTCCGGCATCGGCACGGCGGCGATCCAGCTTGCCAAGAAGATGGGCTGCACCGTCATCACGACGGTCGGATCCGACGACAAGATCGAGCGGGCGAAGGCGCTCGGAGCCGATCATGTCATCAACTACCGGACCGACCGTTTCGAAGGCGTCGTGCGCAAGCTGACAAAAAAGAAGGGCGTCGATGTCGTGTTCGAGCACGTGGGCAAGGACACCTTCGTCGCCTCCATGTTCTCGCTGAAGCGCGGCGGCCGCCTGGTCACCTGCGGCTCCACCTCGGGCGTTTCGACCGAAATCAACCTGATGATGCTGTTCCAGCAGCAGCTGAAGCTGCTCGGCTCCTTCGGCTGCCGCATGGAAAACATGGCCAATGCCATGCAGAAGATGGCGCGCGGCATCGTTCATCCCGTCATCGATACCGAAGTCACCTTCGACGATATCGACCGGGCGCTGGAGCGCATGGAGACGCGCCAGGTCTTCGGCAAGATCGTGCTGCGGATGGACTGAGCATCTTGAAGCTATTCCTGACACGGATTGTCCTGAAACTGGACCACTTCCGGCAGTGGCTGATTGCGACATTCGCCTTTGGCCTTCTCAATCTGCTGAAGCTTTTCCCCGCCGATGCGGGTATTCGCGCCGCTGACCGGCTGGCGCGCTTGGTGGGGCCGAAAACCGGCCGCCACAAGCTGATGCTTTACAATCTGGCCCGCGCTTTTCCGGAGAAATCCGAGGAGGAGCGGCTGGAGATCGCGATGGACAGCTGGGCTAATATGGGCCGGCTCGCGGCGGAATATGTGTTTCTCGACCGGCTGTTCGATTTCGATCCGGACAAGAACGAGCCTGGCCGCATCGAGGTTGAGGGCATCCCGACCTTCATGGAGCTACGCGACCACCCGCGGCCCTTCATCGTGTTTACAGCCCATAGTGGTAACTTTGAACTGTTGCCGGTTGCGGGTTCCGCCTTCGGCCTCGATGTAACGGTGCTGTTTCGTCCACCGAACAATCCGTTCGTCGCTGACAAGGTCTTCAACTTCCGCAAGGAGCGTATGGGCAATCTCGTGCCCTCGCATGCCGGTTCCTCCTTCGCGCTGGCCAGGCAGCTGGAAAAGGGCGGTGGCGTGGGTGTTCTTGTCGACCAGAAATTCGGCAAGGGTCTGACAACCAAGTTCTTTGGCCACGAGGTGCGGACCAACCCGCTTCTCGCAAAGCTCGTTCGACAATTCAACTGCGATGTTTATCCCGCGCGGTGCGTGCGTCTGCCCGGCAATCGCTACCGGCTGGAGATCGAGCCGAGGGTCGACATTCCGCGTGACGACAGGGGAAATGTCGATATTCAGGCAACGGCGCAGCTTTTGAACGACAAGGTTGAAAGTTGGGTCCGCGAATATCCTGAACAATGGTTGTGGTATCACGACCGCTGGGATGTTAAGCACCGCATCTGACTGTTCTCGACGCGTTGTATTTTGTGATTTTACAAGTTTCGGCGCAGTTTTTGCGGTTTTCAATCTTTTTTCATTTCAGCGGAACCTCATTTCTCGTTCATGGATTATCGAAATTGAAAAAATAGTCGTCGCTGTGATAATTTATTACAGTCCCGTGTCGTGGCAGCCTTTCGTTACGTCATTTTTAAGCGCGCAGGCGCTATAGCTCGGGGCAAGGGGCTCGTCGCGGTTCGTATTGGAGCCAAATGCCCGTTCAGGGAGAGTTGGGTTGAAAGATTTGATTGAATTGTTCTGGCTGCGCTACACGGAACTGCAATCTGCCGTTGGTAAAAACGAGGCGGACAAGATTGCCGTGCTGGAGCGCGAGCTTGAACAGCTCCTCGAACGGGTTGTTGGACGCAAGACGGAAAACTCTGAAGATATCAGGGAACAGTTCCGCTTCGCTATCGACCTCCTCAACCATGAGGCGGAAGATCTGGGCTGCGTGCAGCGCAACTCCGAACTGCTGCGCACGCTGGTCGATCGTTACGTGGGTATGCCCTCGAAGGCCAAGGTCGTTGGCGATGAGGATGAAGACACGCTGGAGTGGCACCATCGCCACCTGATCCTCGATGAGGACATGCTGAACGATCTGGACGAGCCTGTCGTCATCGTGACGCCTGGTTACCGCGTCTCCTTCGCCAATTCTCTCGATGCCTTTCAGCGCAATGCACCGGAGGGGCTCGTCGGTTGCCACATCGCCGAGCTTGTTGGCGTTCACCGGTTCCAGAACGACCTCAGAGAGAAACTCGATAATTGCTTCAAGGGCGACACGTCGAAATACACCTACGCGGAAGATCAGAACGGTCGTACCATCGTGAAGTCGCTTGAGATGTCGCCCTGCTATTCGTCTGCCTATAAACTCGTCGGTGCGATGGTGGTCATCCGCGAAATCGAAGATCGCAGACGCCGCGCCATGGCGTGAAGCCCGCGCACGTCTCTGATGGCAATGGCAAGGTGCGCCGTTTTCTATTCCGGCTAGTTCGGGAATATGGTTTCCCATATAGCGGCGATCGACCATGCGGATGATGCGTCGATCAGTAGCTTCGTCGCCATGGCGAGGCAAGATACCACCAGTAGCGGCCGGATAATTTTTGCCCCGTTCTTCATCGCGAATCGGGAACCGACCTGTGCGCCGATGAATTGGCCCACACCCATGGCAAGGCCCAGTTTCCACAAGACGGAGCCACCGATAGCAAAGACAATGAAGCCGCCGATGTTAGAGCCGAAATTCAGGAGCTTCGTATGGGCGGTGGCTTTCAGCATGCCAAAACCGGCAAGCGCCACGAAGGCGAGCATATAAAACGAGCCAGCGCCCGGGCCGAAAACCCCATCATAAAAACCGATCAGCGGCGCGATCACCAGACCGAAGACAAAAGGCGTGATGCGGCGATGGCTGTCGACGTCACTCATCTGCGGTTTCAGGGCGAAGTAAAGGGCGATGGCGATCAGCAGGAACGGCATGATCGTGCGCAGGACGCTCGAGGGCACGAAGCCGGCAGCGATCGCGCCCAGCGCCCCTCCCAGCATGGCCATCAGGGCCATCGGCAACTGCTCTCGCAGATTGACATGTCCCCGCCGCGCATAGGCTATCGTGGCGGAGGCAGAGCCGAACTGCGACTGCAGCTTGTTGGTGCCGAGCGCATCGAGCGGCGCAATTCCCATGATCAGCATGGCCGGAATGACGATGAGACCGCCGCCGCCGGCGATGGAATCGATAAAGCCGGCAAAGACGGCGACGCAGAAGAGGACGATGAAAACGTTGAGGGCGATGTCTTGCACTTGATGTGTCCGGGCAGGCGGAGGAAGAGGGCTTCTTCTTTCACCGAAAGGCCAAGCGCGCAATCTCTTTCTGTGCTTGCGGCGGCTGGCAGGGGATTGCGGTGCGGCCGCTTATCGTTATGTTTCCGTGGCGCAACGCGGCAAGGCCGGCTGGCGCCAGAGACAGACGGATGAGGGCATTATGCATAAAGTGATATTCGATACGGACCCGGGTGTAGATGATGCGATGGCGCTTCTTTTTCTGCACCGCCACCCCGATATCGATCTGATCGGCGTCACCACTGTTTTCGGCAACGCGCCCATCGATATTACCACCCGCAATGCGCTCTTCCTCAAGCGGGAATGGCAGATGACGGCTCCGGTTGCCAAGGGTGCTGGTGTAACCTTCGATCCCGCCCGCAAGGAAGGCCACTGGCCGACCTTCATCCATGGCGAAAACGGCCTTGGCGATATCGATATTCCTGACACCATCGATCTGCCGCTCGATCCGCGTCCGGCGCATCGCTTCATCATCGAAACGGTGAAAGCCAACCCCGGCGAGGTGACGCTGATTGCCGTTGGCCGCATGACCAATCTGGCCCTGGCGCTGCGGGAGGAACCCGATTTCGCCGCGCTGGTGAAGGACGTCATCGTCATGGGCGGTGCTTTCGATATCAACGGCAACGTTTCACCGGCGGCCGAGGCCAATATTCACGGCGATCCGGAAGCGGCCGATCTCGTTTTCACCGCGCCGTGGCGCGTGGCTGTTGTTGGTCTCGATGTCACGACGAAAACCGTGATGACGAGCGCCTTCATGGCAGAGATGGCAGAGACGGGCGGCAAACCGGTGCAACTGCTGTCCGACTTGTCGCAATTCTACATCGATTTCTACAAGACCCGCACGGGTGACGGCATGGTGGTGCACGATAGCTGCGCCTGCGTCTATCTTGTCGCGCCCGAGCTTTTCGAGACCCGCAGCGGCCCTATCCGCGTCGTCTGCGGCGGTCTTGCCGATGGCCAGACGATCCAGAAGCCTGACGGACGCGCCTTTCCGCCAGGGGATTGGGACGGGCATCCGAGCCAGCTTGTCTGCACCGATATCCAGCCGGAGCGCGTGCTCTCGGTCATCCGGTCGGCAATTGTGAAGGGTGAGCGCGGCTGACGCCGTTCTTGAGCATGGCTTGCCTTGCATTTTGCCAGAATCTGGCGTTATGCAGGTTTCCTGATCATTGTGCGCGATCCTTTGTTGCCGGGCTGAATGGCCCTGCCGGAGGGACGCCACGGTGGCTGCGATGCAGCGTGGGCATTGAAAAGCCTTGTGGGCTTTCCCGTGCTTTGCGTTACAATGAATAACGCCTGCCGGGTCGGTTCGTGTCGGCGGCGTTTCAAAGCAAAAACGAACCGTCGTTATGGGCCGGCAGAACCGGTCCATTCCCATGAGGAAAGAGATGGAAGAGTTTCACAAGGTCCGGCGTCTGCCGCAATACGTCTTCGAACAGGTCAACCGTTTGAAAGCGAGCGCGCGAGCGGGCGGGGCCGATATCATCGATCTCGGCATGGGCAATCCCGATCTTCCGACCCCGAAGGCGATCGTCGACAAGCTTTGCGAGGTCGTTCAGGACCCGCGCACCCATCGTTATTCCTCATCCAAGGGCATTCCCGGCCTTCGCCGCGCCCAGGCTGCCTATTACGCCCGCCGTTTCGGTGTGAAGCTGAACCCGGATACGCAGGTCGTCGCGACCCTTGGCTCCAAGGAAGGCTTCGCCAACATGGCGCAGGCCATCACGGCACCCGGTGATGTCATTCTTTGCCCAAACCCGACCTATCCGATCCACGCCTTCGGCTTCCTGATGGCGGGCGGCGTTATCCGGTCCATGAATGTCGAGCCGGATGAGAGCTTCTTCGGGCCCCTGGAGCGCGCGGTGCGCCATTCCATCCCCAAGCCGCTGGCGCTGATCGTCAATTATCCGTCTAACCCGACGGCGCATGTCGCATCGCTCGATTTCTATAAGGACGTCATCGCTTTTGCCAAGAAGCACGAGATCATCGTGCTCTCCGATCTTGCCTATTCGGAAATCTATTTCGACGAAAGCAATCCGCCGCCGTCGGTTCTGGAAGTTCCCGGCGCCATCGACGTTGCGGTGGAGTTCACCTCCATGTCGAAGACTTTCTCCATGCCCGGCTGGCGCATGGGCTTTGCCGTCGGCAACGAGCGGCTGATCGCGGCGTTGACGCGCGTGAAGTCTTACCTCGATTACGGCGCTTTCACGCCGATCCAGGTTGCGGCGACCCACGCGCTCAACGGTGATGGCTCCGATATTGCCGAGGTGCGTAATGTCTATCGCCGCCGCCGCGACGTCATGGTCGACACTTTCGGCAAGGCCGGCTTTGAGGTTCCGCCACCGGCAGCGACCATGTTCGCCTGGGCGAAGATCCCGGAGAAGTTCCGCCATCTCGGCAGCCTGGAGTTCTCCAAGCTTCTTGTCGAGAAGGCAGACATCGCCGTTGCTCCCGGCATCGGCTTTGGCGAGATGGGCGATGATTACGTCCGTCTCGCGCTCGTTGAAAACGAGCATCGAATTCGTCAGGCCGCGCGCAATCTGAAGCGTTTCCTGTCGAGCGCAGACGAGACGATGCACAATGTCGTTTCGCTGAACGCCCACAGATAAGGGCAACCCAAGGCGGCCGGGCCTCGGCCGCCACCATCACCAGCAATCAGGAACATACCCATGGCAGATTCATTGAGAATCGGCATAGCGGGGCTCGGCACTGTCGGCGCTTCGCTCGTGCGCATCCTCCAGCAGAGAAGCAACGAACTTGCGATTACCTGCGGACGCGCAATTGAGATTATCGCAGTGAGCGCGCGCGATCGTTCGCGCGATCGCGGCATTGATCTCACGGGTATTACCTGGTTCGACACGCCGGAGCAGATGGCGAGCGAAGCCGATATCGATGTTTTCGTCGAACTGGTCGGCGGTGCTTCCGGCCAGGCGGAAAATGCCGTGCGAGCGGCGCTGGCGCGCGGTCTCCACGTGGTGACTGCCAATAAGGCGCTGCTGGCCAAGCATGGCGTAGAGCTGGCGATCCTCTCTGAAGACAAGGGCGCGCTGCTCAATTTCGAAGCGGCTGTGGCTGGCGGCATCCCCGTCATCAAGGCGCTGCGTGAATCGCTTACCGGCAACCATGTGTCGCGCATTTACGGCATCATGAACGGCACGTGCAATTACATCCTGACCAAGATG
This genomic interval from Agrobacterium tumefaciens contains the following:
- a CDS encoding TSUP family transporter — encoded protein: MQDIALNVFIVLFCVAVFAGFIDSIAGGGGLIVIPAMLIMGIAPLDALGTNKLQSQFGSASATIAYARRGHVNLREQLPMALMAMLGGALGAIAAGFVPSSVLRTIMPFLLIAIALYFALKPQMSDVDSHRRITPFVFGLVIAPLIGFYDGVFGPGAGSFYMLAFVALAGFGMLKATAHTKLLNFGSNIGGFIVFAIGGSVLWKLGLAMGVGQFIGAQVGSRFAMKNGAKIIRPLLVVSCLAMATKLLIDASSAWSIAAIWETIFPN
- a CDS encoding LL-diaminopimelate aminotransferase; protein product: MEEFHKVRRLPQYVFEQVNRLKASARAGGADIIDLGMGNPDLPTPKAIVDKLCEVVQDPRTHRYSSSKGIPGLRRAQAAYYARRFGVKLNPDTQVVATLGSKEGFANMAQAITAPGDVILCPNPTYPIHAFGFLMAGGVIRSMNVEPDESFFGPLERAVRHSIPKPLALIVNYPSNPTAHVASLDFYKDVIAFAKKHEIIVLSDLAYSEIYFDESNPPPSVLEVPGAIDVAVEFTSMSKTFSMPGWRMGFAVGNERLIAALTRVKSYLDYGAFTPIQVAATHALNGDGSDIAEVRNVYRRRRDVMVDTFGKAGFEVPPPAATMFAWAKIPEKFRHLGSLEFSKLLVEKADIAVAPGIGFGEMGDDYVRLALVENEHRIRQAARNLKRFLSSADETMHNVVSLNAHR
- a CDS encoding nucleoside hydrolase, translating into MHKVIFDTDPGVDDAMALLFLHRHPDIDLIGVTTVFGNAPIDITTRNALFLKREWQMTAPVAKGAGVTFDPARKEGHWPTFIHGENGLGDIDIPDTIDLPLDPRPAHRFIIETVKANPGEVTLIAVGRMTNLALALREEPDFAALVKDVIVMGGAFDINGNVSPAAEANIHGDPEAADLVFTAPWRVAVVGLDVTTKTVMTSAFMAEMAETGGKPVQLLSDLSQFYIDFYKTRTGDGMVVHDSCACVYLVAPELFETRSGPIRVVCGGLADGQTIQKPDGRAFPPGDWDGHPSQLVCTDIQPERVLSVIRSAIVKGERG
- a CDS encoding lipid A biosynthesis lauroyl acyltransferase, with protein sequence MKLFLTRIVLKLDHFRQWLIATFAFGLLNLLKLFPADAGIRAADRLARLVGPKTGRHKLMLYNLARAFPEKSEEERLEIAMDSWANMGRLAAEYVFLDRLFDFDPDKNEPGRIEVEGIPTFMELRDHPRPFIVFTAHSGNFELLPVAGSAFGLDVTVLFRPPNNPFVADKVFNFRKERMGNLVPSHAGSSFALARQLEKGGGVGVLVDQKFGKGLTTKFFGHEVRTNPLLAKLVRQFNCDVYPARCVRLPGNRYRLEIEPRVDIPRDDRGNVDIQATAQLLNDKVESWVREYPEQWLWYHDRWDVKHRI
- a CDS encoding zinc-binding dehydrogenase codes for the protein MRALQLVDDRKLEKVDLPEPDAPGPGEVTLRVKAVALNHIDVWGWRGMAFAKRKMPLTIGAEASGVVEAIGPGVSNVLPGQLVSVYGARTCGLCKPCREGRDNLCEHVQGVHGFHLDGFAQEKMNIPARQLVPAPPGIDAVAAALAPVTFGTVEHMLFDNAKLEPGETILIHAGGSGIGTAAIQLAKKMGCTVITTVGSDDKIERAKALGADHVINYRTDRFEGVVRKLTKKKGVDVVFEHVGKDTFVASMFSLKRGGRLVTCGSTSGVSTEINLMMLFQQQLKLLGSFGCRMENMANAMQKMARGIVHPVIDTEVTFDDIDRALERMETRQVFGKIVLRMD